From one Cynocephalus volans isolate mCynVol1 chromosome X, mCynVol1.pri, whole genome shotgun sequence genomic stretch:
- the LOC134367823 gene encoding basic proline-rich protein-like — protein MTTRQAAKARRPEAASRLPRGPSAHLEPPPPTPPPPCPPRAGRALRPRYTLGDPPPPPAPRTLRPRYTLGDAPSPQLAPHALRARYTHGEPPTPTRPTRPPAPLHTWRHPPTPPTQRPPAPLHTWRRPLPPARPARPPGPLHTWRTLLPPPAPRALRPATHLETPPPPPPALWPRYTLGDTPPPRPPHALRPRYTLGDPPPPARPATHLETPSPCPPRTLRPHYKLGDTPHPAPSGPATHLETPPPHPPRALQPRYTLEDTPPTPRPPARYTLGDPLPLPAPLHTWTPPSPHPPRYTLGDPLPPPRYTLGDAPSPALPTPSGPATHLETPLPSARPAPPPPACYTFGDAPPARLAPSGPSAHLETPHPTSLPALDGPRPPPRYTLGDNPPPARAARPPAPATHLETPVPPARPARPPATLHTWTPLSSRPPAPRALRLRYTLGDTLPPSSPRAPSGPAKHLDTPLLPPAPRALRPRYTLEHPPPPARPARPPPRYTLGDAPARPALSGSATHLETPFPPSSPRAPSGPATHLDTPLLPPAPRALRHRYTLRNTPLPARPAPSGTATQLETPPPPSRPARPPAPLHTGRPPPPRLLARYTLKDHPASRPASSGPTTHLKTPLPPSSSRTLRPRYTLGDPSPSPPRYTLGDTPTPSSPRAPSGPLRTWRSPPTPAPDAPRPLAPLHTWRPPTPPPCPPRTGRALRLRYTLKDHPATRPAPSGPATYLETPLPPARPARTPTPPTPRPPARYTLGDIPPPARTARPPAPLQLETPLPPAHSASPPAPLQLETPPPPQALRPRYSWRHPPPHALGPATVGDAPPAARTARPPAPIQLETPFHPKPSGPATVGDTPHPTPSGPATHLETPHPASLPTPDGPHPLAPLQPRGEPPPPAPPAPAPNPAARTWHRDRRPHRAIGASFRPGVSLTNSKSYLTSRQKAPRPVSVQTTQSQPSSSAPLPTRNAPEPQLCPTHGGEAAREGAVRAAGEGAAGGPRPNAAGGMGQRRGLRGALRGGARVDEGASAEGATWGRGAVTSGVRPPESREPAPGFTPPPPYLRSRARSRACPATANAAPPPRGRPACPAVAASTPSDRRRVRGPSWGPAARLRRRERGQWRSVRHREPGKVFGSFPSSSPAKIKPVATHAPKAESSSIPRTPRHRLRLRATTHLGHAPKKQALP, from the exons ATGACG ACTCGTCAAGCCGCGAAGGCACGGCGACCCGAGGCTGCGTCGAGGCTGCCTCGCGGGCCTTCTGCACACTTGGAGCCACCCCCCCCAacaccccctcctccctgcccgcCCCGGGCGGGCCGCGCCCTCCGGCCCCGCTACACACTTGGagacccccctcccccgcccgcccCGCGCACCCTCCGGCCCCGCTACACACTTGGAGacgccccctccccccagctcgcCCCGCACGCCCTCCGGGCCCGCTACACACATGGAgaaccccctacccccacccgcCCCACGCGCCCTCCGGCCCCGCTACACACTTGgagacacccccccaccccacccacccagcgCCCTCCGGCCCCGCTACACACTTGGAGacgccccctccccccagctcgcCCCGCACGCCCTCCGGGCCCGCTACACACATGGAGAACCCTCCTACCCCCACCCGCCCCACGCGCCCTCCGGCCCGCTACACACTTGGAgacgccccctccccccccccccgccctctgGCCCCGCTACACACTTGGAgacacccccccaccccgcccaccCCACGCCCTCCGGCCCCGCTACACACTTGGagacccccctccccccgcccgcCCCGCTACACACTTGGAgaccccctccccctgccctccccGCACCCTCCGGCCCCACTACAAACTTGGAGACACCCCTCACCCAGCACCCTCCGGCCCTGCTACACACTTGGAAACACCCCCGCCCCACCCTCCCCGCGCCCTCCAGCCCCGCTACACACTTGAAGACACCCCTCCCACCCCGCGCCCTCCGGCCCGCTACACACTTGGAGACCCCCTCCCCTTGCCCGCCCCATTACACACTTGgacacccccttccccccacccgcCGCGCTACACACTTGGAgaccccctccccccgccccgctACACACTTGGTGAcgccccctcccccgccctcccCACGCCCTCCGGCCCCGCTACACACTTGGAGACACCCCTCCCCTCAGCTCGCcccgcgccccccccccccgcctgcTACACATTTGGAGACGCCCCCCCCGCCCGCCTCGCACCCTCTGGCCCCTCTGCACACTTGgagaccccccaccccacctccctgcccGCCCTGGACGGGCCGCGCCCTCCT CCCCGCTACACACTTGGAGATAACCCTCCCCCTGCCCGCGCCGCGCGCCCTCCGGCCCCCGCTACACACTTAGAGACACCCGTCCCCCCAGCTCGCCCCGCGCGCCCTCCGGCCACGCTACATACTTGGACACCCCTCTCCTCCCGCCCGCCCGCTCCGCGCGCTCTCCGGCTCCGCTACACACTTGGAGACACCCTTCCCCCCAGCTCGCCCCGCGCGCCCTCCGGCCCCGCTAAACACTTGGACACCCCCCTCCTCCCGCCCGCCCCGCGCGCACTCCGTCCCCGCTACACACTTGAACACCCCCCTCCTCCCGCCCGACCCGCGCGCCCTCCGCCCCGCTACACACTTGGAGACGCCCCCGCCCGCCCGGCGCTCTCCGGCTCCGCTACACACTTGGAGACACCCTTTCCCCCCAGCTCGCCCCGCGCGCCCTCCGGTCCCGCTACTCACTTAGACACCCCCCTCCTCCCGCCGGCCCCGCGCGCACTCCGGCACCGCTACACACTTAGAAACACTCCTCTCCCCGCCCGCCCCGCGCCCTCCGGCACCGCTACACAGTTGGAGACGcctcctcccccctcccgccCCGCGCGCCCTCCGGCCCCGCTACACACAGGGagaccccccccaccccgcctccTTGCCCGCTACACACTTAAGGACCATCCCGCCAGCCGCCCCGCATCCTCCGGCCCCACTACACACTTGAAGACACCCCTTCCCCCCAGCTCGTCCCGCACCCTCCGGCCCCGCTACACACTTGGAGACCCCTCCCCCAGCCCGCCCCGCTACACACTTGGAGACACCCCTACCCCCAGCTCGCCCCGCGCCCCCTCCGGCCCGCTACGCACTTGGAGAAGCCCCCCCACGCCCGCCCCGGACGCCCCGCGCCCTCTGGCCCCTCTGCACACTTGGAGACCCCCCACCCCGCCTCCCTGCCCGCCCCGGACGGGCCGCGCCCTCCGGCTTCGCTACACACTTAAGGACCACCCCGCCACCCGCCCCGCGCCCTCCGGCCCCGCTACATACTTGGAaacacccctccccccagctcgTCCTGCGCGCACTCCG acaccccccaccccacgccCTCCGGCCCGCTATACACTTGGAGACATCCCTCCCCCCGCTCGCACCGCGCGCCCTCCGGCCCCGCTACAGTTGGAgacacccctccccccagctcaCTCCGCGAGCCCTCCGGCCCCGCTACAGTTGGagacaccccccccaccccaggccctccGGCCCCGCTACAGTTGgagacaccccccaccccacgccCTCGGCCCCGCTACAGTTGGAGACGCCCCTCCCGCCGCTCGCACCGCGCGCCCTCCGGCCCCGATACAGTTAGAGACACCCTTCCACCCCAAGCCCTCCGGCCCCGCTACAGTTGgagacaccccccaccccacgccCTCCGGCCCCGCTACACACTTGGAGACCCCCCACCCCgcctccctgcccaccccagaCGGGCCGCACCCTCTGGCCCCGCTGCAACCCCGCGGCGAGCCCCCCCCCCCGGCGCCTCCCGCCCCCGCCCCGAACCCCGCGGCGCGCACCTGGCACCGGGACCGGCGTCCGCACCGCGCCATAGGCGCATCCTTCCGGCCTGGCGTTTCCCTCACAAACTCCAAAAGTTATCTCACAAGTCGCCAGAAGGCGCCCAGGCCCGTCTCAGTCCAGACCACGCAAAGTCAACCCAGCTCCTCCGCCCCGCTGCCCACCCGCAATGCCCCCGAGCCACAGCTCTGCCCTACCCACGGCGGGGAGGCTGCGCGAGAGGGCGCCGTCCGAGCTGCCGGCGAGGGGGCGGCTGGAGGACCGCGGCCGAACGCCGCGGGCGGGATGGGCCAGCGAAGGGGCCTCAGGGGAGCGTTGAGGGGCGGCGCGAGAGTGGATGAGGGGGCGTCCGCGGAGGGCGCTACGTGGGGTAGGGGAGCGGTTACCTCAGGAGTGAGGCCGCCAGAG TCCCGCGAACCGGCACCAGGCTTCACACCGCCGCCGCCATATTTGAGAAGCCGCGCGCGAAGCCGCGCATGCCCCGCAACCGCCAACGCAGCCCCGCCCCCGCGCGGCCGGCCCGCGTGCCCTGCGGTTGCCGCGAGCACGCCCTCTGACCGCCGCCGCGTGCGGGGCCCGAGCTGGGGGCCAGCGGCCCGCCTGCGCCGGCGCGAGCGCGGGCAGTGGCGGTCGGTGAGACACCGCGAGCCCGGGAAAGTCTTTGGCAGTTTTCCCTCATCCTCCCCCGCCAAAATAAAGCCAGTTGCAACCCATGCACCCAAGGCCGAGTCAAGTTCCATCCCAAGAACTCCCCGCCATCGCCTTCGACTCCGGGCCACCACCCACCTTGGCCACGCACCCAAAAAGCAGGCGCTTCCGTAG